A region from the Muribaculum gordoncarteri genome encodes:
- the rsmA gene encoding 16S rRNA (adenine(1518)-N(6)/adenine(1519)-N(6))-dimethyltransferase RsmA, which translates to MNKVKPKKALGQHFLTDETIAARIAATLDDYKGMPVLEVGPGMGVLTKYLLDYGHDVTVVEIDEESVDYLNQNFPSLHGRILGDDFLKMDLAKVMGDRQFCVIGNYPYNISSQIFFKVLDYKDLIPCCSGMLQKEVAERLAAAPGSKVYGILSVLLQAWYDIEYLFTVNENVFNPPPKVKSGVIRMKRNDVTQLGCDERLFRTIVKTTFGQRRKTLRNSIRGLLPPGCVLPDLPVWGQRPEQLSVQEFINLTNVVTAIRGGVEK; encoded by the coding sequence ATGAATAAAGTAAAACCAAAGAAGGCCTTGGGTCAGCACTTCCTGACCGATGAAACGATTGCCGCTCGCATAGCCGCGACACTTGACGACTACAAGGGAATGCCCGTGCTTGAAGTGGGCCCCGGAATGGGTGTCCTCACCAAGTATCTTCTGGACTACGGACACGATGTGACCGTGGTTGAAATCGACGAAGAGAGCGTCGACTACCTGAATCAGAATTTTCCATCGCTTCACGGTCGCATACTTGGCGACGATTTCCTGAAGATGGACCTTGCCAAGGTGATGGGCGACCGGCAATTCTGCGTCATAGGCAACTACCCCTACAACATATCATCGCAGATATTTTTCAAGGTCCTCGACTACAAGGATCTCATACCCTGCTGCTCGGGGATGTTGCAGAAGGAGGTCGCCGAGCGACTCGCCGCCGCTCCCGGCTCCAAAGTCTACGGCATATTGAGCGTACTGCTTCAGGCATGGTACGATATCGAGTATCTGTTTACTGTCAATGAAAATGTGTTCAATCCTCCGCCCAAGGTGAAGTCGGGCGTCATCAGGATGAAGCGCAACGATGTCACGCAGCTCGGCTGTGACGAGAGGCTGTTCCGCACTATCGTCAAGACAACCTTCGGACAGCGTCGCAAGACACTGCGCAACTCCATACGCGGACTTTTGCCGCCCGGATGCGTGCTGCCCGACCTGCCGGTGTGGGGACAGCGACCCGAGCAACTGAGCGTGCAGGAATTTATCAATCTCACCAATGTCGTCACGGCTATTCGCGGTGGCGTTGAAAAATAA